The following coding sequences are from one uncultured Bacteroides sp. window:
- a CDS encoding PH domain-containing protein → MELENSIFVTGFNWSVQVIVITLLTIAVLIGIIISFYSRGTTNISLLKYVLTFVILLIIIIPAAYTPIRLSINDEKIVLKRIIGNIEINLKDVHSVTIFSNKEISNSIRTFGSGGLFGYLGQFNNNLIGNYTMYATETQNLIYIKTSKKKYVFSCSKPHEFIELVNKKRE, encoded by the coding sequence ATGGAATTAGAAAATAGCATTTTCGTTACAGGTTTTAATTGGAGCGTTCAAGTAATAGTAATAACATTACTTACGATTGCTGTACTGATTGGAATAATAATCTCTTTTTATTCAAGAGGAACAACAAATATATCTTTGTTGAAATATGTATTAACTTTTGTGATCTTATTAATAATTATTATACCCGCTGCCTATACTCCAATACGCTTAAGTATAAATGATGAAAAGATAGTTCTTAAAAGAATTATTGGAAACATTGAGATTAATCTTAAAGATGTGCATTCAGTCACAATATTTTCTAATAAAGAAATAAGTAACTCTATTAGAACATTCGGAAGTGGAGGTTTATTTGGTTACTTAGGTCAATTTAATAATAATTTGATTGGCAACTATACGATGTATGCTACTGAAACACAAAATCTTATATATATAAAAACTTCTAAAAAAAAGTATGTATTTAGTTGCTCTAAGCCACATGAGTTCATAGAATTAGTAAATAAAAAAAGAGAATAG
- a CDS encoding nitroreductase family protein, whose translation MNFLELSKQRYSARNYSSNMIEQEKLDYILECARFAPSAVNYQPWHFFIVKSDEQKLLVQQSYPREWFTEAPLYIVVCADSSISWVRKSDHKNHSDIDAAIATEHICLAATEQGLGSCWVCNFNSDMLKNNLHLAANMYPVAIISLGYVKQAPEKPSQRKAITEIVSTL comes from the coding sequence ATGAACTTTTTAGAACTATCAAAACAACGTTATTCAGCAAGAAACTATTCTTCTAATATGATTGAGCAAGAAAAACTCGACTACATCTTGGAATGCGCCCGTTTTGCACCCTCTGCGGTAAACTACCAACCTTGGCATTTCTTTATCGTAAAAAGTGATGAGCAAAAGCTACTGGTTCAACAATCTTATCCACGTGAATGGTTTACCGAAGCTCCACTCTATATTGTAGTTTGTGCAGACAGTTCTATTTCTTGGGTAAGAAAATCAGACCATAAAAACCATTCGGATATCGATGCAGCAATAGCAACGGAACATATTTGTTTAGCTGCAACAGAACAAGGATTGGGTAGTTGCTGGGTATGTAATTTCAATTCTGATATGCTAAAGAATAATCTTCATTTAGCAGCCAACATGTATCCTGTAGCAATTATTTCATTAGGTTATGTGAAACAAGCACCAGAAAAACCATCTCAAAGAAAAGCTATTACCGAAATTGTTTCAACCTTGTAG